In Persicobacter psychrovividus, the genomic window CAAGTTCAAGCTGTAGCGACGATAACAACAATTCGACCACCCCAAATCCTACTGAGGCCACTTATGAAGTGACCTTTACATTTGACTGGAGTGAAAAAAATTTCCCAGCAGATTATCCTTCTAACCCTCATTTTTCCCCACTTATTGGATGGTCTCATAAAGATACAGACTACCTGAAAATTGGAACCATGGCCACCGAGGGGATTAAAATTATGGCTGAAACGGGTGGTACAAGTACGATGAAATCGGAACTGGATAAGATGATTGCGGACGGCGAAGGGTTGCAGAGTGTGACCGGAAGTGGTGTGTCAGGCAGTGGCGTAGGTGCCATTACGGTCGAAATCAAGGTTAATAATCAATATCCGATGGTTTCATTGGTAACGATGGTTGCGCCGAGCCCTGATTGGTATGTAGGAGCGGTAAATGTTTCTTTGCTTGAAAATGGTGAATTCGTGAGCATGAAAACAATCGAAGAATTACCTGTATATGACGCCGGGACTGATAGCGGATCGACCTATACCTCACCAAATGCGCCTACTGATCCCAAAGAAAATATCAGTATGTTTGTCAGCGCTCCGTTGGGTGATGGTATAGAACTTATCGGCACCATTGCAAGTGTAACTTTTAAGAAAAAGTAAGGCTGATTTTTCGCATAGCCATTTTGCGATTATTTTTTCAGCTAAAGGCTGTGATTATACGCTTATAATTTTCTCTTTTACCAATAGGTTGATAACTTTCCATTAAGTTACTCAACCTTTTTTTTATGAAACGGATTATTTTTCTGGTTATTTTTTTAGCCGTTAGCCAATTAGCATTTTCTGCACAAGTTGATACCATCAAGGTTCGGTCAGCTGCCATGAAAACAATGATTAAAAATGTAGTGATTTCCCCTGAAGGAAAAGGGAATGTACATTACCCTGTCCTGTATTTACTCCATGGTGCTTTTGGAGATTACAGCAGCTGGATAAAAAATGCCCCGAATATCAAGCAGTTGGTGGATCAGCATAAAATAATCGTGATATGCCCTGAAGGCGGTTTCAATAGTTGGTATTTTGACAGCCCAATTGATCCTAAATTTCAATATGAAACCTATATCATGCGAGAATTGATCACCTATATCGATCAGCATTACAAAACCTTGCCAGATAGAGCCCATCGGGCGATTGCGGGTTTAAGTATGGGAGGTCATGGCGCATTCTACCTCGGTATTCGTCATCAGGAAACATTTGGTGCAATAGGAGCCATGAGTGGGGGCCTTGATATTCGTCCTTTCGCTACAAAATGGGACATTTCCAAAAGAATAGGGACCATCGAGCAGTATCCTGATCGGTGGGAGTCTCGGGCCGTGATCAATATGGTGGATCAATTGATTGGAACGGACATTAAAATTATCATGGATTGTGGTGATGAAGATTTCTTTTATGGCGTTAACAAAGCAGTGCACCGCAAACTGATGAGGGAAGGAGTTCCGCATGATTTCACCATCCGTCCTGGAGGGCATAATTGGAAATATTGGTCCAATAGCATTGAATACCAAATGTTATTTTTCGACAGATTCTTTCGAAAAAAGGGTTAAGTAATTTAAATCAGGTGCTGAACTTGCGTAGCCACCCATTTACAAGCCGAAGTCACATACATCAGGTTTTCTGTGTAGGATGACTCCCAAATAAATAGCCCAATTGTGATTGTTGCTGCCCAAACGGCCATATAAGGCCATGGCTTTTTGAAGTTGAATATGGTCATGGCTGTTCCCAGTGATTTTTTCATTCCCATAATGCTATACAATTCATCGAGCGTCAAATGAACCATATAGCCTATGAAAAAGGAGGAGATGATGCGAAAGATAAATGCCTTCGAATAGCCATTTATAGTAATGAACAGTACATGATACTGGTTCGTCACTTTGAAGGCATAGCCGATTGATAAGGCAAGGAGTAGGGCCATGGGGATGGAGTGAAAAATGCCCCGATGTCGTGTGAATTTAAAGAAGATTGGTTTAACGATATACATCGTAAGCACTACGGTTAAGCCCAGTAAAGGTAACAGCTCCAGGAAGTTTAAGACTGGTTTTAGAATAAAGCATAAGAAGAGGCCTAAACTTACACCAAGACATTTAAAAAA contains:
- a CDS encoding metal-dependent hydrolase, which produces MANFGTHATVGAGCGAVLALNYMATESLMPAIGLGLLCFIGSIAPDVDSKNAIITKYFFKCLGVSLGLFLCFILKPVLNFLELLPLLGLTVVLTMYIVKPIFFKFTRHRGIFHSIPMALLLALSIGYAFKVTNQYHVLFITINGYSKAFIFRIISSFFIGYMVHLTLDELYSIMGMKKSLGTAMTIFNFKKPWPYMAVWAATITIGLFIWESSYTENLMYVTSACKWVATQVQHLI
- a CDS encoding alpha/beta hydrolase family protein yields the protein MKRIIFLVIFLAVSQLAFSAQVDTIKVRSAAMKTMIKNVVISPEGKGNVHYPVLYLLHGAFGDYSSWIKNAPNIKQLVDQHKIIVICPEGGFNSWYFDSPIDPKFQYETYIMRELITYIDQHYKTLPDRAHRAIAGLSMGGHGAFYLGIRHQETFGAIGAMSGGLDIRPFATKWDISKRIGTIEQYPDRWESRAVINMVDQLIGTDIKIIMDCGDEDFFYGVNKAVHRKLMREGVPHDFTIRPGGHNWKYWSNSIEYQMLFFDRFFRKKG
- a CDS encoding spondin domain-containing protein is translated as MKLVKQPFLLFLFFALISSSSCSDDNNNSTTPNPTEATYEVTFTFDWSEKNFPADYPSNPHFSPLIGWSHKDTDYLKIGTMATEGIKIMAETGGTSTMKSELDKMIADGEGLQSVTGSGVSGSGVGAITVEIKVNNQYPMVSLVTMVAPSPDWYVGAVNVSLLENGEFVSMKTIEELPVYDAGTDSGSTYTSPNAPTDPKENISMFVSAPLGDGIELIGTIASVTFKKK